The following are encoded together in the Bradymonas sediminis genome:
- the nth gene encoding endonuclease III, with product MNIQDKADKIGEILDELYPEPPIPLDHTDAFTLTIAVLLSAQCTDKRVNMVTPGLFALADNPHDMAKLSEEEILEQIKSCGLAPTKAKRIKAASELLVEKWDGVVPDTLSGLMKLPGVGRKTALVVMAQMYGVPSFPVDTHIHRLAKRWGLTTSKSVNQVEKDLCAVFPKETWNRRHLQIIYFGREYCPARGHEAETCPICKWAASDAD from the coding sequence ATGAATATCCAAGATAAAGCAGATAAAATTGGTGAAATCCTCGATGAGCTCTACCCCGAGCCTCCCATCCCCCTCGATCATACCGACGCGTTCACGCTGACGATCGCGGTCTTATTGTCGGCCCAATGCACCGACAAGCGCGTCAATATGGTGACGCCCGGTCTCTTCGCGCTTGCGGATAACCCGCACGATATGGCGAAACTATCGGAAGAGGAGATCCTCGAGCAGATTAAGAGTTGCGGGCTCGCCCCAACCAAGGCAAAACGCATCAAGGCGGCCTCGGAGTTGCTCGTGGAGAAGTGGGATGGCGTGGTCCCCGACACGCTCTCGGGGCTTATGAAGTTGCCCGGCGTTGGGCGAAAGACCGCCCTGGTCGTGATGGCCCAGATGTACGGGGTGCCGTCGTTTCCGGTCGACACCCATATTCACCGACTCGCGAAACGCTGGGGACTTACGACCAGTAAAAGTGTAAACCAAGTCGAGAAGGACCTCTGCGCCGTCTTCCCCAAAGAGACCTGGAATCGCCGTCACCTTCAAATCATTTATTTCGGCCGTGAATATTGCCCCGCGCGTGGGCACGAAGCCGAAACCTGCCCGATCTGCAAATGGGCCGCGTCCGACGCGGACTAA
- a CDS encoding GspE/PulE family protein: MPINTTRKNIPYTVDYLLGLLSDAKLLSPDQVQQVRAQHASVRTRIMRERVAREGTKKAARTRVGPAEIIAEFRFLSPTGDPVDQDAIARLVAADAGIPFEKPDPIEIDMKLVATTVSQPFARHHSCIPLRLENGKIVFALENPYDIELVRQLTEVADQPIKIVLSSKKDIAKLISEVYGLSSSITAAEQEASSGLDIGNLEQLVRLKTTGDIEPTDRPIINAVEYLLNYAFDQRASDIHIEPKREHTMVRLRIDGVLHNIYQFPMAIHRAFTSRIKMLARMDISERRRPQDGRIKTQRDQHEIELRVSSMPVAFGEKLVIRVFDPQSTIKDLSAVGMSPQEVEQWRKFIHRPHGMILVTGPTGSGKTTTLYSTLKELAGSDVNITTVEDPIEMVHEEFNQVLVQRRIDITFASALRTILRQDPDIVMIGEIRDAETAQMAAQAALTGHLVLSTLHTNDTASTITRLIDLGIEPFLLSSVLVGIMAQRLVRSICPDCKTETTLTAEQVEMLDIKLPPRSERALPAYYGQGCSNCRGTGYYGRTGIFEMLTVDSAIGRLITRQADAPEIRRAARANGMIPLQEGAIRKLAGGLTTFEEVMTICSES; this comes from the coding sequence ATGCCCATTAATACGACCCGCAAAAATATCCCCTATACCGTCGATTATCTGCTCGGTTTGCTCTCCGACGCCAAGCTCTTGAGCCCCGACCAGGTTCAGCAGGTGCGCGCCCAGCACGCGAGCGTGCGCACCCGAATCATGCGCGAGCGTGTGGCGCGCGAGGGGACGAAAAAGGCGGCGCGCACGCGCGTGGGCCCGGCCGAGATTATCGCGGAGTTTCGCTTTTTGTCGCCCACCGGCGACCCGGTGGACCAGGACGCGATCGCGCGCCTGGTGGCCGCCGATGCCGGCATTCCCTTCGAGAAGCCGGACCCGATCGAGATCGACATGAAGTTGGTGGCGACCACGGTCAGCCAGCCATTTGCGCGCCACCACTCGTGCATCCCGCTGCGCCTGGAGAACGGCAAGATCGTCTTCGCCCTGGAGAACCCCTACGATATCGAGTTGGTCCGCCAGCTCACCGAGGTCGCCGACCAGCCGATCAAGATCGTGCTGAGCTCCAAAAAAGACATCGCCAAGCTCATCTCGGAGGTCTACGGGCTCAGCTCTTCGATCACCGCCGCCGAGCAAGAGGCGAGCAGCGGGCTGGACATCGGCAACCTCGAGCAATTGGTTCGCCTCAAGACCACCGGCGACATCGAGCCAACCGACCGCCCGATCATCAACGCGGTCGAGTACCTGCTCAATTACGCCTTCGACCAGCGCGCGAGCGACATCCATATTGAGCCCAAGCGCGAGCACACAATGGTGCGACTGCGCATCGATGGGGTGCTTCATAATATCTACCAATTCCCGATGGCCATCCACCGCGCGTTCACCAGCCGCATCAAGATGCTGGCGCGCATGGATATCAGCGAGCGGCGCCGGCCCCAGGACGGGCGCATTAAGACCCAGCGCGACCAGCATGAGATCGAACTTCGTGTCTCGAGCATGCCCGTGGCTTTTGGCGAAAAGCTGGTCATCCGCGTCTTTGACCCGCAGTCGACGATTAAAGATCTCAGCGCAGTGGGTATGAGCCCGCAGGAGGTCGAGCAATGGCGAAAATTCATCCACCGCCCGCACGGGATGATCCTGGTCACCGGCCCCACAGGCAGCGGCAAGACGACCACGCTTTATTCGACCCTCAAGGAGTTGGCCGGATCGGATGTCAATATCACCACGGTCGAAGACCCCATCGAGATGGTCCACGAGGAGTTCAACCAGGTGCTGGTGCAGCGGCGCATCGACATCACCTTCGCCTCGGCGCTGCGCACGATCTTGCGCCAGGACCCGGACATCGTGATGATCGGTGAGATTCGCGACGCCGAGACCGCCCAGATGGCCGCCCAGGCGGCGCTGACCGGCCACCTGGTGCTCAGCACCCTGCATACCAACGACACCGCCTCGACCATCACGCGCCTCATCGACCTTGGCATTGAGCCGTTTTTGCTCTCCTCGGTGCTCGTGGGCATCATGGCCCAGCGCCTGGTGCGCAGCATCTGCCCGGACTGCAAAACGGAGACAACGCTGACCGCCGAGCAGGTCGAGATGCTCGACATCAAATTGCCGCCGCGCTCGGAGCGCGCGCTTCCGGCCTATTACGGGCAAGGGTGCAGCAATTGCCGGGGCACCGGCTATTATGGGCGCACCGGGATCTTCGAGATGCTCACAGTCGACTCGGCCATCGGCCGGCTCATAACTCGACAGGCCGACGCGCCTGAGATACGAAGGGCAGCGCGCGCTAATGGCATGATTCCGTTGCAGGAAGGCGCGATTCGCAAACTCGCCGGTGGATTGACCACCTTCGAGGAAGTCATGACCATCTGCTCGGAATCCTGA
- a CDS encoding DUF1499 domain-containing protein: MKRRLFIALAILVASTVTALLVAAMIWPVINEVETGMSAEYPEIQPQYYTTDPQRVFEETRASVESLDAWTLVSQDAAQYRLKAQRETQVFGFIDDVSIRVEPVTEFVTRIHVKSASQIGKGDFGQNARNIKELFAALDARLGAVKLNPDTLRSDTAPADTPADDEKKGAEGDAQK; the protein is encoded by the coding sequence ATGAAACGACGATTATTCATCGCGCTGGCGATCCTGGTCGCGTCCACCGTCACCGCCCTTTTGGTGGCCGCCATGATCTGGCCGGTTATCAACGAGGTCGAGACGGGCATGTCGGCCGAATACCCCGAGATCCAGCCCCAATATTATACCACCGACCCGCAGCGGGTCTTCGAGGAGACGCGCGCCAGCGTCGAGTCCCTGGATGCCTGGACCCTGGTGTCCCAGGACGCCGCCCAATATCGCCTGAAGGCTCAGCGAGAAACCCAGGTCTTCGGGTTTATCGACGACGTCTCGATCCGCGTGGAGCCGGTCACCGAGTTTGTGACCCGCATCCACGTAAAGAGTGCCTCCCAGATCGGCAAGGGCGACTTCGGGCAGAACGCGCGCAATATCAAGGAGCTCTTCGCCGCGCTCGACGCACGCCTGGGCGCGGTGAAGCTCAACCCGGATACCCTGCGCAGCGACACCGCGCCAGCGGATACACCCGCGGATGATGAAAAGAAGGGAGCCGAGGGCGACGCCCAAAAATAG
- a CDS encoding TlpA family protein disulfide reductase, whose translation MNQNTKNFISAILFLVLIGAGFTLYMKRGASRGGPGTGGDAPELSLPVIGSTEMLAVQDFRGEKTVLLDFWATWCPPCREQMPIVQKLEDDPELSDSLQIISVNVDNAGPGREAKVARYLEQNKYTFSVVLDNGQGMNAYNVSHLPTLVLVSPDGKITFTDSGVHTEDKLRKLIKAAAK comes from the coding sequence GTGAATCAGAATACGAAGAACTTCATCAGCGCCATCTTATTTTTGGTGCTTATTGGCGCCGGCTTCACGCTTTATATGAAACGCGGAGCGTCGCGGGGCGGGCCGGGGACCGGGGGAGACGCGCCCGAGCTCTCGCTGCCGGTGATCGGCTCGACCGAGATGCTCGCCGTGCAGGATTTCCGCGGCGAGAAGACCGTATTGCTCGACTTCTGGGCGACCTGGTGCCCGCCGTGTCGCGAGCAAATGCCGATCGTGCAGAAGCTCGAGGATGACCCCGAACTCAGCGATTCCCTGCAGATCATTTCGGTCAACGTCGACAACGCCGGGCCGGGGCGCGAGGCCAAAGTCGCGAGGTACCTGGAACAGAATAAATATACCTTCTCGGTCGTGCTCGATAATGGGCAGGGGATGAACGCCTATAATGTGTCGCATTTGCCGACGCTGGTGCTCGTTTCGCCCGATGGCAAGATTACCTTCACCGACAGCGGCGTGCACACCGAAGACAAGTTGCGCAAGCTCATCAAGGCCGCGGCGAAATAA
- a CDS encoding ABC transporter substrate-binding protein: MQLSFHKSAFSLALSRFLLLGAVLLFGTSLGGCDSASSDAPPFIVLLDSSPKGLDPRFATSDASAKLVGLLHAGLLSSDTNSGEPKLDLAASVEQPSPVRYEVTLRDDIYFHDGEPLTTADVEYTYMELGSKLVNSPYAGTTKRIKSFEVIDERRLIITLKDPFAAFLNDLTMGIVPKHQCGGHPSCPGKVIGAGPFKFVSNEADKAYLLESFDKYHDGQPALDRVLFKIVEDDNTRLLAMLGKSADLVQNAVAPLMLPVLEDAERLSVKTAPSFKYTYVAFNLEHPILKNPKVRQAIAHGIDREAIIEYKFRGLARLSTGMLSPGHWAYEGDVATYDFDVERAKKLLDEAGYPDPDGDGPLPRFKLEFKVSANKFRKSLVQLMAHQLARIGIDVTVRSYEWGTFYSDIKSRNFELTTMQWPSVLDPGLYTWIFHSKNIPSPENRSAGANRGAYSNPRVDALLERGEHETDVEKRKAIYHEVQQILAEDLPYISLWHEDNIAVTSVGTQGYFMTPNARFEGLKKTRRAGAESATPDSPALAEQPGDLQELNKVTP, from the coding sequence ATGCAACTATCTTTTCATAAGTCCGCGTTTTCTCTCGCGTTATCTCGATTTCTGCTGCTCGGCGCTGTTCTCTTATTCGGGACGAGCCTGGGCGGGTGTGATTCGGCCTCGAGCGATGCGCCGCCTTTTATCGTGCTGCTCGACTCCTCGCCCAAGGGGCTCGACCCGCGCTTTGCCACCAGCGACGCCAGCGCCAAGCTCGTCGGTCTTTTGCACGCCGGGTTGCTCTCCTCGGACACCAACTCCGGTGAGCCGAAGCTCGACCTCGCCGCGTCCGTCGAGCAGCCCTCGCCGGTGCGCTACGAGGTGACGCTGCGCGACGATATCTATTTTCACGACGGAGAACCCCTCACCACAGCCGACGTCGAATATACCTATATGGAGCTCGGCAGTAAGCTCGTGAATAGCCCGTACGCGGGCACCACAAAGCGCATAAAGAGCTTCGAGGTCATCGACGAGCGGCGGCTCATCATCACGCTCAAGGATCCGTTCGCGGCGTTTTTGAATGACCTGACGATGGGTATCGTCCCCAAGCATCAATGTGGCGGGCATCCGAGTTGTCCGGGCAAGGTCATCGGCGCCGGCCCCTTTAAATTTGTGAGCAACGAGGCCGATAAAGCCTACCTTCTGGAGAGCTTCGACAAATACCACGACGGCCAACCCGCGCTCGACCGCGTGCTCTTTAAGATCGTCGAGGACGATAATACGCGGCTGCTGGCGATGCTCGGGAAGTCCGCCGACCTGGTGCAGAACGCCGTCGCGCCCCTGATGCTGCCGGTGCTCGAAGACGCCGAGCGCCTGAGCGTGAAGACCGCGCCCTCGTTCAAATATACCTACGTGGCCTTCAACCTTGAGCACCCGATTTTAAAGAACCCGAAGGTTCGCCAGGCCATCGCCCACGGCATCGATCGCGAAGCCATCATCGAATATAAATTCCGGGGCCTGGCGCGTCTGTCCACTGGCATGCTCTCGCCGGGGCATTGGGCGTATGAGGGCGACGTCGCGACCTATGATTTTGACGTCGAGCGCGCCAAAAAACTCCTCGATGAGGCCGGCTATCCGGACCCGGATGGCGACGGTCCGCTGCCGCGCTTTAAGTTGGAGTTTAAGGTCTCGGCCAATAAATTCCGCAAGTCGCTCGTGCAATTGATGGCCCATCAGCTCGCGCGCATTGGCATCGACGTGACGGTGCGCTCCTATGAGTGGGGCACCTTTTATTCTGATATCAAAAGTCGAAATTTTGAGTTAACCACCATGCAGTGGCCGTCGGTGCTCGACCCGGGGCTCTATACCTGGATTTTTCATTCCAAGAATATCCCGTCCCCCGAGAATCGCTCGGCCGGGGCGAACCGCGGCGCGTATTCCAACCCGCGGGTGGACGCGCTGCTGGAGCGCGGCGAGCACGAGACCGACGTCGAAAAGCGAAAGGCCATCTACCATGAGGTCCAGCAGATCCTCGCCGAGGATTTGCCCTATATTTCGCTATGGCATGAGGATAATATTGCGGTCACAAGCGTCGGGACCCAGGGTTATTTTATGACGCCGAACGCGCGTTTTGAGGGCCTAAAGAAAACGCGGCGAGCTGGCGCAGAGAGCGCCACGCCAGATAGCCCCGCGCTGGCCGAGCAGCCCGGTGATCTTCAAGAGTTAAACAAGGTGACTCCGTGA
- a CDS encoding SRPBCC family protein — MSEHMNDESPNKQRGAARATRAYQSHEAPGAALRTPKGATTLSEKRSESLVRATPLESAEGLGAINSRGLLASGGFLALLGLKNWRSFIGLGVAGIGGGLIYSGLKNNGVFEPDFKRRVLNTQLGEPRSLTASIVVDRPVDEVYEAWFECSNLALCMESISEVERMDANHWYFKAGAPKSKFFVEWAAEIVKSIDNELIAWRTVPGASDINHEGVVEFYALPDGLSTEVHCKIVYLPPAGKLGQKLSEVAGDLSSRMLAGQLERFKYFMEPHPTPVLEDDAINPPAHALPSPALDHRIRTDLR; from the coding sequence ATGAGTGAACATATGAATGATGAGTCCCCCAATAAGCAGCGCGGCGCGGCGCGGGCAACCCGTGCCTATCAGAGCCATGAGGCGCCGGGCGCGGCGCTGCGCACCCCGAAAGGGGCCACGACCCTGAGCGAGAAGCGCAGCGAATCTCTGGTGCGCGCTACGCCCCTGGAAAGCGCGGAGGGTCTGGGCGCGATCAACAGCCGGGGACTGCTGGCCAGCGGCGGCTTCTTGGCGCTATTGGGGCTTAAGAATTGGCGCTCATTTATCGGCCTCGGGGTGGCCGGCATCGGCGGGGGGCTGATCTATAGCGGCCTTAAGAATAACGGCGTCTTCGAGCCAGACTTCAAACGCCGGGTGCTCAACACCCAACTCGGCGAGCCCCGTAGCTTAACCGCCTCGATCGTGGTCGACCGGCCGGTCGACGAGGTCTACGAGGCCTGGTTCGAGTGCAGCAACCTCGCCCTTTGCATGGAGTCGATCTCAGAAGTTGAGCGCATGGACGCCAACCATTGGTATTTCAAGGCAGGCGCGCCGAAGTCGAAGTTCTTCGTGGAGTGGGCGGCCGAGATCGTGAAGAGCATTGATAATGAATTGATCGCCTGGCGCACGGTGCCCGGCGCCTCCGATATCAACCACGAGGGCGTGGTCGAGTTCTACGCCCTCCCCGACGGCCTGAGCACCGAGGTGCATTGCAAAATCGTCTATCTGCCGCCCGCGGGCAAATTGGGCCAAAAACTCAGCGAGGTAGCAGGCGACTTGAGCAGCCGAATGCTCGCCGGGCAACTGGAGCGCTTTAAATATTTTATGGAGCCTCACCCCACCCCGGTGCTCGAGGATGATGCGATAAACCCGCCCGCACACGCTCTGCCCTCGCCCGCGCTGGACCACCGGATTCGCACCGATCTTCGGTGA
- a CDS encoding class I fructose-bisphosphate aldolase: MASIDKIVELLGDGADDLLGFESKTFPKESLHLPGPDFVDRIYSQTDRSPRVLANLQRMFDHGRLGGSGYLSILPVDQGIEHTAGASFAPNPEYYDPANIVELAIEGGCNAVASTFGVLGSVARKYAHKIPFLVKLNHNELMSWPNSYDQIMFGSVEQAYDMGAAAVGATIYFGSPESSRQIVDVARAFHRAHELGMATVLWCYLRNKEGYNVDGVDYHAAADLTAQANHLGVTIQADIIKQKMPTNNGGFNAVKNPGGKTFGKTDARVYSQLCSDHPIDLTRYQVANCYMGRAGLINSGGASGDNDLQQAIETAVINKRAGGTGLILGRKAFQRPRAEGVEILHAIQDVYLCDGVTIA, translated from the coding sequence ATGGCTAGCATTGATAAGATTGTCGAACTTTTGGGCGATGGCGCGGATGACCTTCTGGGCTTTGAGTCGAAGACCTTCCCGAAGGAGTCTTTGCATCTTCCGGGCCCCGACTTTGTCGACCGCATTTATAGTCAAACCGATCGCAGCCCGCGCGTCCTCGCCAATCTTCAGCGCATGTTCGACCACGGTCGTCTGGGCGGCAGCGGCTACCTGTCGATTCTGCCGGTCGACCAGGGAATCGAGCACACCGCCGGGGCGTCCTTTGCGCCGAACCCGGAATATTACGACCCGGCCAATATCGTCGAGCTGGCCATTGAGGGTGGCTGCAACGCGGTCGCCTCGACCTTCGGCGTCCTGGGCTCCGTGGCGCGCAAATACGCCCATAAGATCCCGTTTCTGGTCAAGCTCAACCACAACGAGTTGATGAGCTGGCCGAACTCCTATGACCAGATTATGTTTGGCAGCGTCGAGCAAGCCTACGATATGGGCGCGGCCGCCGTTGGCGCGACCATCTATTTCGGTTCGCCGGAGTCCAGCCGCCAGATCGTCGACGTCGCGCGCGCTTTCCACCGCGCACACGAACTCGGCATGGCCACCGTGCTGTGGTGCTACCTGCGCAATAAAGAGGGCTATAATGTCGACGGCGTGGATTACCACGCGGCGGCTGACCTCACCGCGCAGGCCAACCACCTGGGCGTGACCATCCAGGCCGACATCATCAAGCAGAAGATGCCCACCAATAACGGCGGCTTTAACGCCGTGAAGAACCCGGGCGGAAAGACCTTCGGCAAGACCGACGCGCGCGTCTACTCGCAGCTCTGCAGCGACCACCCGATCGACCTGACGCGCTACCAGGTCGCCAACTGCTATATGGGTCGCGCGGGGCTTATCAACAGCGGCGGCGCCTCGGGCGACAACGACCTTCAGCAGGCTATCGAAACCGCAGTTATCAATAAGCGCGCCGGCGGCACCGGGCTTATCCTCGGGCGCAAGGCATTCCAACGCCCGCGCGCCGAGGGTGTCGAGATCCTCCACGCCATCCAAGACGTCTATCTTTGCGACGGCGTGACCATCGCCTGA
- a CDS encoding branched-chain amino acid transaminase: MESEKIWFDGELVDFKDAQVHVLTHSLHYGLGAFEGIRCYERADGRRYIFRLREHIQRLFESCKICLMDLPYTVEELESACVETVQANSFQDCYLRPLAFLGHGKMGLSAVGNKTHVAIATWDWGAYLGEEGLNNGIRAKVSSFTRQHINSSMVKGKITGQYVNSILAKREVMNAGYDEAIMLDGEGFVSEASGENIFVVYRGRVLTTPTGASILAGITRDTVMQLLGERDIEVVETRFSRDMLYTADEIFMSGTAAEITPVREVDDRQIGDGQPGPITKLIQEAYFDLVRGSSDAHPEWLTLVE, encoded by the coding sequence ATTGAATCAGAAAAAATTTGGTTTGACGGTGAATTAGTCGACTTCAAAGACGCCCAGGTGCATGTGCTCACGCACTCGCTGCACTACGGTCTGGGCGCGTTCGAGGGCATTCGTTGCTACGAACGCGCGGACGGGCGCCGCTATATTTTTCGGCTTCGCGAGCATATCCAGCGCCTCTTTGAGAGCTGCAAGATCTGCTTGATGGACCTCCCCTACACGGTTGAAGAGCTTGAGAGCGCCTGCGTCGAGACGGTGCAGGCCAATAGCTTCCAGGACTGCTATCTGCGCCCGCTCGCCTTCTTGGGCCACGGGAAGATGGGCCTGTCGGCGGTGGGCAACAAGACCCACGTCGCGATCGCGACCTGGGATTGGGGCGCCTATCTTGGCGAAGAAGGGCTTAATAATGGCATTCGCGCCAAGGTCAGCAGCTTCACCCGCCAGCATATCAACTCCTCGATGGTCAAGGGCAAGATCACCGGCCAATACGTCAACAGCATCCTGGCCAAGCGCGAGGTAATGAACGCCGGGTATGACGAGGCCATTATGCTCGACGGCGAGGGCTTCGTCTCCGAGGCCAGCGGCGAGAATATCTTCGTGGTCTACCGTGGCCGCGTGCTGACCACGCCGACCGGCGCGTCAATCCTCGCCGGCATCACCCGCGACACCGTTATGCAATTGCTCGGCGAGCGCGACATCGAAGTGGTCGAGACCCGCTTTAGCCGCGATATGCTCTACACCGCCGATGAGATCTTCATGTCGGGCACCGCCGCAGAGATTACGCCGGTGCGCGAGGTCGACGACCGTCAGATCGGTGACGGGCAGCCCGGACCCATCACCAAGCTGATTCAGGAGGCTTATTTCGACCTGGTCCGCGGCAGCTCCGACGCACACCCCGAGTGGTTGACGCTGGTCGAGTAA
- a CDS encoding YihY/virulence factor BrkB family protein: MNLSPLMRQKYKVLLEIARETTKRYQDDQVGRMAAAIAFYAVFSVAPLLVIATAVAGFVFDEQQVMDFVGRYLGHIIGGSTRDFIVELINNWQDEKKGILATLVGLGTLFWGAYRLFMALQDSLNVIWSVRPRRGLSVREWLKLRLAPFLMILLVALLLLLSMMVSIFFSGLQRFFSQTLTIPSGLITLGNIAISVTLLTVLTTAVFRVLPDVELKWRDVFSGAALTSLVFAMGNSLIGFYLGHTSTTSIFGASGSLVALLFWVYFSAQIFFAGAEFTRVNLERSGRMPAPQRHAIRVKRVVNLA; this comes from the coding sequence ATGAACCTTTCGCCACTGATGCGCCAAAAATACAAGGTCCTCCTGGAGATCGCCCGAGAGACGACCAAGCGCTACCAGGATGACCAGGTTGGGCGGATGGCCGCTGCCATCGCGTTTTACGCCGTCTTCTCGGTTGCGCCGCTGCTGGTGATCGCCACGGCCGTCGCCGGCTTTGTCTTCGACGAGCAGCAGGTGATGGATTTTGTGGGGCGCTATCTTGGCCATATTATCGGCGGCTCAACCCGCGATTTTATCGTCGAGCTTATCAACAATTGGCAGGACGAAAAGAAGGGGATCCTGGCCACCCTGGTCGGGTTGGGCACGCTCTTTTGGGGCGCGTATCGCCTCTTTATGGCGCTGCAGGATTCCTTAAACGTGATCTGGTCGGTGCGCCCGCGGCGCGGATTAAGCGTGCGCGAGTGGCTAAAGTTGCGCCTGGCGCCGTTTCTTATGATTCTGCTGGTCGCGCTGCTTTTGTTGCTCTCCATGATGGTGTCGATCTTTTTCTCCGGGCTTCAGCGCTTCTTTTCCCAAACCCTCACGATCCCTTCGGGGCTTATCACGCTGGGGAATATCGCCATTTCGGTGACTCTGTTGACCGTGCTCACCACGGCGGTCTTTCGGGTGCTGCCCGACGTGGAGTTGAAGTGGCGCGACGTCTTCTCCGGCGCGGCGTTGACCTCGCTGGTTTTCGCGATGGGAAACTCGTTGATCGGCTTTTATCTCGGTCACACCAGCACCACCTCCATCTTCGGGGCCTCCGGCTCGCTGGTCGCGCTGCTCTTCTGGGTCTACTTTTCGGCCCAGATATTCTTCGCCGGCGCCGAGTTCACGCGGGTTAATCTGGAGCGAAGCGGGCGCATGCCCGCGCCGCAGCGGCACGCGATTCGCGTCAAGCGCGTTGTGAATCTCGCCTGA
- a CDS encoding DoxX family protein: MLKALKLDFVGKYQDFGLLAIRIGLGAAFIVHGWPKMMGGTAAWAKLGERFAQAVGLGTWPDALSFMSVPMGFMGAFGELVGGLLLMLGLFMRPATFLLFSTMVVAMLFHISIGDGFGGYSHAMEAAIVFFGLFFAGPGKYSLDQRIG; encoded by the coding sequence ATGTTGAAAGCTCTTAAACTGGACTTCGTCGGTAAATATCAGGACTTCGGCCTACTTGCGATTCGCATCGGCCTGGGCGCGGCGTTTATCGTGCACGGGTGGCCAAAGATGATGGGCGGCACCGCCGCCTGGGCTAAGCTCGGAGAGCGCTTCGCTCAGGCCGTCGGGCTGGGCACCTGGCCCGACGCGCTAAGCTTTATGTCCGTGCCGATGGGTTTTATGGGCGCGTTCGGGGAGTTGGTCGGCGGCCTGCTTTTGATGCTCGGGCTTTTCATGCGCCCGGCGACCTTTCTGCTCTTTTCGACCATGGTCGTCGCGATGCTCTTTCATATCAGCATCGGCGACGGGTTCGGCGGGTACTCGCACGCGATGGAGGCGGCGATCGTCTTCTTCGGCCTGTTCTTCGCAGGCCCGGGTAAATATAGCCTGGACCAACGAATCGGCTAA
- a CDS encoding putative metal-binding motif-containing protein, with protein MIHFNKNSATFIFLTVICAGVNIGCGSDDSGEGQAAQCASGETWNPLLGSCQLESRNGSDAGTPEKDSDAGAQTNNLADTGADARPDDVEEDGDTTSPEVENCWDQDRDGYYDVACGGTDCDDHNPAVHPGAVEVCDALDNNCDGQLNDGLTCSFFAHSPTKLYLVDPFKKTATYVTDVPTLSDIDTHPGGTLYGITFSDLYRFNAPQSTWERVGALNATGTPNGLAINNDGVAFLTSGDKVFTVDLSTGNASALGTIGGGLRSSGDCVVNKDNSLFMTSPAPNFGAVNDVLVSISPSGQGTRIGGDLGFADIYGLTAAWQRMFGLGGGGELVEINSGSGSATLIHRFDGIEWYGAASTPAR; from the coding sequence ATGATCCACTTCAATAAAAATTCCGCCACGTTCATCTTTCTCACCGTCATCTGCGCGGGTGTGAATATAGGGTGTGGCTCTGATGATTCCGGCGAAGGCCAGGCGGCACAATGCGCCAGCGGAGAAACTTGGAACCCGCTGTTGGGAAGTTGCCAACTGGAATCGCGCAATGGTTCTGATGCGGGGACCCCCGAAAAGGATTCAGACGCGGGCGCTCAAACCAATAATCTGGCAGATACCGGCGCGGATGCGCGCCCCGATGACGTCGAGGAAGACGGCGACACGACCTCGCCGGAGGTCGAGAATTGTTGGGACCAGGATCGAGACGGCTATTACGATGTGGCCTGCGGCGGGACTGACTGCGACGACCATAACCCGGCGGTCCACCCCGGGGCGGTCGAGGTCTGCGACGCGCTCGATAACAATTGCGACGGCCAGCTCAACGACGGGCTGACGTGCAGCTTTTTCGCCCACTCCCCGACCAAATTATACCTGGTCGACCCCTTCAAAAAGACCGCGACCTATGTCACCGACGTGCCGACCCTCAGCGATATCGACACGCATCCAGGCGGAACCCTCTACGGCATCACCTTCTCGGACCTCTACCGGTTCAACGCCCCGCAGAGCACCTGGGAGCGCGTCGGGGCCCTGAACGCCACCGGCACGCCCAATGGCCTGGCGATCAACAATGACGGGGTCGCGTTTCTGACCAGCGGGGACAAGGTCTTTACCGTGGATCTGAGCACCGGCAACGCGAGCGCGCTGGGGACCATCGGCGGGGGCTTGCGCTCCAGCGGAGACTGCGTCGTCAATAAGGATAACTCGCTCTTTATGACGAGCCCGGCCCCGAACTTCGGCGCGGTCAATGATGTCCTGGTGAGCATCAGCCCGTCGGGCCAGGGGACCCGAATCGGCGGGGACCTGGGCTTCGCCGACATCTACGGGCTCACCGCCGCCTGGCAGCGCATGTTCGGCCTGGGCGGCGGCGGCGAGCTCGTCGAGATCAACAGCGGCAGCGGTAGCGCGACGCTCATTCACCGCTTCGACGGCATCGAATGGTACGGCGCGGCGAGCACCCCGGCGCGCTGA